Part of the Candidatus Eisenbacteria bacterium genome is shown below.
GCCAAGAGTGAGGGTCGCGGCGTGCTGAATGCGCGCGGTTCGCCAGAGGTCCGCGCTCAAGGCGATCGTCCACTTCGGCCGCCCGGCGTTCACGTTGCCGAATTCCCGCGGCAGGTCCACACGCCCGATATTTCTCTTGACCCGTTGCCCGGACGGACGGAGAGTTCGCATCGTTCGGGGCGGCGACATCGATACGCCCCTGAATAGGGGTGACCGGTATCCGCCATTGCCTTTGCGGATCCGCTGGCCGCTCCGATCCAACAGCCGTTGTGGTCCTGGCGTCGCAACCCCCGAGTGACGGCGTGGAATGGGAGGACTCCCGTGTCCATGTGCCTCGGCGTGCGTTCCGCGAGACAACCTGCCTTCGAAAGACTCCGGGGGAATTCGTCGCGGGCCGACGGACTGCGCGTCGTGCTCGCCTCACTCGCCTGCGCGATCGGCCTGGCGGGGCTTGCCACCGGCTGCGCGACGATCCCGAAGGAGGCCCCGGAACTCTCCCTCGAGCTCGGGCGCCGGATCAGCGCGATCGAGGTCTCCCACCTCGCACTGCTCGGCCGGTATTTCGACGAGAAGCGGGCTTCGGTGGATCGCTACATCGACGAGGTGTGGATCCCCACCTACTCGGAAGAAGTCATGAGCGAGCCGGCGGTCGCCGCCATCTGGACGCGCGTCTGCCGCGAAGGGACGGACCGCGACCGGTTGGAGTTCCTGAGCCGGATCGGACCCAGGATCCAGCGCCGGATCAACGAGCAACGCCGGTCCATGATCGCACCGCTGGACGAGCTCGAGCGGGCGATCGCCGCGCAGCTGGGGCGCGAGTACGACCAGACGCGGGCGATCAACGGCACGCTGACGAGCTTCCTCGCCTCCGCGGCCGAGGTGGACGCCAATCGTCGGCGGTACCTGGAGATGCTCGGACTTCACGACGAGAAGGTGGCGGGCGTGCTCGAAGAGGTGGACGAAGTCGTCGACGACCTCTCCCGCGACCTTGAGAAGGCCGCCGAGGCCTCGAAGAGGGCGGAGGACTTCCGGCAGCGCATGCAGGGCGCGGTCGCGAAGGCCAGGGCCACATTCAGCAGATAGGAGCGGAGCGATGCCGATCGACTGGGACGAGGCCGAAAAGCAGATCGACGAGGCACTGGACGCAGCCCGAAAGCGCACCAACGACAAACTGGCCGCCACGATCTCGTCGCTCACCCGCCTGACCGACGCGGAGGTCAAGAAGCTCTTCCCGACCCCCGCCGACGTCGAACAACTGGCCACGCTGATGAAGGTCGTCAAGTCCGCGGATGATCGCAACAAGAAGCTCAACCAGATCATCAAGAACGTGGAGAGCATGGCCGGGGCGATCCTCACCATCGTGGACCGATTCGCCTAGACCCACTCGCCCACCCGCAGGGAGGCCGCAGATGGATCCCAACCTCTTCCACCTCGACTGGGAGCGCACCTTCGAGGTCTTGAGCGCGATCGTCATCCTGGCGTTCGTGGCCGAGCGCGCGTTGTCGGTCGTCTTCGAGAACCGCCTGCTCCTGCCGCTCTTCGCCGGCAATGGCGTCAAGGAGCTCACGGCGCTAGCGGTCGCGTTCTTCGTCTGCCGCTACACGGAGTTCGACGCCCTGCGGATGATCGTCCTCGGGGGCACGTCCGAGTGGCCGGGCCAACTCCTCACCGCCGGCATCATCGCGGGCGGCTCGAAGGGCGCGGTCATGCTCTTCCGCGACGTCCTCAAGTGGCGAAGCTCGGCCTACCAGGAGTACCTGGACCTTCGCGGGGCCGGTGTCCCGTCGATGGAGGCCGCGAAAAAGGTGGCCGGCGGCCGCAAGGCCGATGGCGGCGCGGCGGTCCCGCCGGAGAAGAGGTAGCCCGTGCGCGCCGGCCGTCTCACGTTCCTCCTCGCCCTCTGCCTGCTCGCCGCCCCGGCGAGCGCCGACTACCTCAAGACCTCGCGGACGGCGGTCGTCCGGCAGGAGCACGAGTCCGGTTCGACCGAGGTGGCGCGACTGCCCAAGGGCGAGGCCGTCGCACTCATCGGCTCGCGCCAGAGCGCTGGGTACTACCACGTCCGACTTGCGGACGGCGCGGATGGTTGGGTCTACCGCACGTTCGTGCGCCGCTTTCCCGGCCCGCTGCCCGGCGCGAGCGGGGGCGAGACCGAATCCCCGACGCCCGGCGCCGGCGCCCTCGACGCCTCCGCCTTCGCTCCCAGCGACTGCCCGCCCGAGGGCGACACCCAGCTTCCGCAACTGCGCGAACTCAACCGCCTCAAGAATCGGGTGATCGGCCCGGCGCCGTCGGCGGTCGTCGGCACGCCGATCGAGGACCTGGTGTATCCGGGCGACGACCGCACGCGCTGGTCCACCGGCCGGGCGGTGGAGGTCGTGGGCTACGTCCACGACGTCAAGGTCGGCGGCATCGAGACCTGCAACTGCCGCGCGAAGGACGCCGAGGAGCGCGACACACACATCGAGCTCGTCCAGACCCCGGAGGCGACCGACGTGGACGAACGCCTCGTGGTCGAGGTGACGCCGACCTGGAGGCGCTTCATGCGCACGACGCGGGGCGTGGACTGGTCCACCGCCGCGCTCAAGGGCTCGATCCTCGGCAAGTGGGTGAAGGTGCGCGGCTGGCTCCTGTTCGACACCCAGCACGTCCAGAACGCCACGAACACGAACCCTGACGGCTCGAACCTGTGGCGGGCCACCTGCTGGGAAGTGCACCCCATCACCGGGCTGGACGTGGTGGCGGCGCCGGTGCAGTAGGCGGAGGAGGCGAATACACGCATGAACGAGATCCCGGCGGACGAGGGACGGCGTGCCTTCGATAGCCGCTTCACGGTCGGCACGATCGTCACGGGCATGGGCATCGGGCTGGCCGGGCTCGGCCTGTACGCGGCGTGCACCGCGAGGCTCCCGCAGGCGGGCGTCATCGCCAGCTTCGGCCTGCTCACCGCCGGCGCCTCGCTCGCGGTCGGCGGCCTGCTCGGATTCCTCTTCGGCATCCCCCGCTCGCTGCAGCACGACGCGCCGGCCGGGCCGGCGCCCGCTCCTGAGACCGGCGCTCCGACCGGCACCGACAGGACCGGGGCCGGCTACCGTGTGAACACGAACCTCGAGCAGATCTCCGACTGGCTGACGAAGATCCTGGTCGGCGTGGGACTCACACAGCTCGTGACGCTGCCCGCATTCCTGAAGGGCACCGGCGAGTACCTCAGGTCGGGCTTCGGCGGCGGCACGGGCAGCGATGCCGTCGCGCTGACCGTGGTCCTGTACTTCGCGACCTGCGGCTTCCTGCTCGGGTACCTGTGGACGCGCCTCTTCCTGACCGGGCAGTTCGCCGAGTCCGACCTCGCCGCCCAGGCCAAGGAAGCCCGGACGGCGGCCGCCAGGGCGACGGAGCGCGTCCAGGAGCTCGAGAGCCAGGCGAAGGCGGACGCGCGGGCGCTGACGCTCGCCTACCAGCAACTCGACAGCCAGCAGGGCATCCCGACGGTCGATCAGGCCGAGCTCACGGAGGCGATCCGGCGAGCCCGGGCCGAGACGCGCACGCAGATCTTCTACCGCGCCTCGGGCCTGCGCGCCACGAGCTGGGCCAAGGACAAGCCGCTCATGGAGCAGACGATCCCGATCTTCCGCGCGCTCATCGCGGCGGACGAGCAGGACGTCTTCCACCTCAATCACGGCCAGCTCGGCTTCGCGCTCAAGGACCAGCGCCAGCCGGATTGGGTCCAGGCGGAGGGCGAGCTCTCCCGGGCCATCGAACTCAGGGGCGACTGGCGCGTCGGAGGCTGGCTCTTCTACGAGTTCAACCGGGCCCTGTGTCGCATCGCGCAGGATGATGCGTTCCAGACCGACCGGCCGTCCGGCCCCGAGCGGCGCGCGCTGATCCTCGCGGACCTCAAGGAGGCCGCCCACGATCAGCACGTTCGCAGCATCATCCTGCGCGAACCCGTGACCACGAAGTGGATGAGCCTGAACGACGTCGAGGAGGCCGACCTCGACGGGTAGGCCAGCGGCCGGTCGTGTGGGCACCCGGAGCGGATGGGGGACTTGTGCCACGGTACTGGATGATCTCGAATCGGAACGTGACGCCGAACGGCCTGGGCAGGACTCGCAAGGCGCTGTCGTATTGGGTCACCGACGGCCCGGCGGTGGAGGAGTTCCGCAGTTGGGAGAAGGTCTCCGCCGACGCGTTTCAACGCATACTGGCCGAAGCGGCCGGGGCCTACCCGCTGCTCGAGATGGAGCAGCACGAGGAGCAGAAGCACGTCACGCTCTTCGTCCACGGCTACAACAACACTTGGGATGGCGCGGCGCGGGCCTACCGCTCGATCGCCGACCACCTCTTCACCGGCCAGGCCTCGATGGGGACCTGCGTGCTCTTCACCTGGCCCTCGAACGGCAGCCCGGTCGAGTACCTCGCCGACCGCGGGGATGCGGCGGCCTCCGCGCCCGACCTGGCCGGTGTGCTCGAGGCGCTCTACGACTGGCTCGTCGAACGCCAGACCGTGGCCGTGCGCCGGCCCGAGCTCGCCTGCCGCGCCAAGACGTCGATGATCGCCCACAGCATGGGCAACTACGTCCTGCAGAAGGCCATGCAGGCGGTCTGGACGCGCAAGAACCAGCCGCTCCTCGTGAGCCTCCTCAACCAGCTCCTGATGGTGGCGGCCGACGTCGACAACGACCTGTTCGCAAGCGGCGAAACGGTGGACAGGAGCGACGGCGATGCCATCGCCAACCTGACGTACCGCGTCAGCGTCCTCTACACCGGGCTGGACGAGATCCTCGGCGTCTCGGCGGGCCTCAAGCACTTCGGCAAGCGCCGGCTCGGCCGCAGCGGCCTGGATCCCGCCGGCCGCGTCCCGGACAACGTCTGGCAAGTCGACTGCACCCGGTACTTCGACCCGAGACCACCGCACCACGGGGCCTACTTCACGACCCCGGCGGTTCTCGATCTGATGAGACAGATCCTCCGCGGAACCGATCGAGGAGTCCTGACGTCGCAGTGGTTTCGATGATCACGGCTCGCCCGAACCCGGTCGCAGGGCAGGGCTGAGCAATGAAGCTCCGACAGTTCAGTCGCACGGGAGCATGCGGCGTGTCGCCGCCGGCCCGGCTGCGTCGAACGAAGTGAGAGGTCGCATGGCTGACGAAGCGGTCCCCGGCGACACCCAGTGGCGAGCGTTTGTTCGGCAGTTCACGCGGCGACTGCGATTCACCGCTCGCGAAGCCCCCGGCCAGGCCATGGGGATCCTCAGCCTGTGCGTCGTCCTGCTGGCCCTCGCTGCGCTCTGCGGACGGACCGCATACCTGCTCTTCACGGAGTACTACGAGGCCGTGCAGGCGCAGGTCTCCTCGATCACGCGGCAGGCGGAACCGCGCTCCGACCTCGAGTACCCGGCAGTGACCTCGGCCGTGCTGGCGCCGGTCAACGCGAACCTCTCGAAGTGGTCCATCGACAGCCTGGCGCCGGCCAATGGACATCGTGCACGCGCGATACTCCGGACCGCCCAGCTCCTCATGGAGACGGCGGTTGACGCAGGAGCAGCGGGCCCCGACGTCACCGACCCGACGCTCTCGGCGACGATCGAGCACATCGGGCGCGAGGCCGGCTTCGCTCGAACCGCAGGCTGGACCGAGTCGGCGCTGGAGCACGTTCGCATGGTCCGCGATGCCCCGCTGGGCAGCGTCCGCGCCATTCCTCCCGACAGCACGTTGCCGCTCCGGGTCCGCCTGCAAGGACCGTTCGGAACCGAATTGGGCGCGAGGCTCCCGTCGCTCGGTGCATCCACGACCCTCCTGATCCCTTCGACGTTCCTTCTGCCGCGCTGGCTGCTCTCGAGCCCCGAGCCGCGGGAGAGGTCGGGGGTGGCGGACTCCATCCGTCACGAGATGCTGACCGCAGTGGCCGTGTCGCGGCTACTCGAAGACGCGCTCTCGCTCTGTCTGCCACCAGACTCCGCGCGTTCCGGCGCCGACGAGAACGCGCCCGAGATCGTGCAGGCCTACTTCATCTCCGACCGGTCGGTGCTTCGGATCTGGCCGGCGCAGGACCCGAACCAGCTGGGCGTCAACCGCTACTGGGCTGCGGCGCACTACATGCAGCAGTTCTACTCGAAAGAGTTCGAGGGCAAGGACTGGTACGAGTCTCCGCCCTACATCGACCTCGGCGGCAACGGGATCGTGCGGACCATGTGCCAGACGGTCTCGGCCGCATACCGGCAGCGCCCCGGTCGCCTGGTCGGCATCGTGGCCGTCGACTACCGACTTCCGACCACCGTCTACCTGGACTCGCTCGCCGAGCACAACATGCTCTTCGAACTGCACCAGATGGCCGTGCCCTCGGGCTCCACGCTTGGCGATGTCACCAACGAGGAGCAGGTCGAGCTGCTGCGTGCGGCTCGCGCGAATGGGCGGCGCCACCCGCCGCACAAGCCGCGGTGGGGACCGGCGCGCAGTGGCGACCGGGCGCGGCTCCTCGACCTCGCGAGGCAATACGCTGCCCGGGTCACGCCCGCTGAGGCGCGGAGTCGACTGGGCCTCCTCCGCGGGTTCCCCGACCCGGTCTTCATCCTGCCGCTGGCGCGCGGGCCCGGCGGCGCGATGCGCTTCCTCCTCCTCGAGCCGCGCACCCCGCGGCTGCCGGCGGACGTCTACGCCTACGGCCTCCTGGGGATCGTCCTTCTCGTCACCGCGAGCGGGCTGCTCGTCTGGTGGAACCGGCACGCCACGGGCGAGCTCGAGCGACTTCGCCAGGCGACGTTCATCCGCAATCTCCAGTGCGGCGTCATTCGCGTCGATGCCGACGGCTACATCGTCGAGGCCAATCAGGTGTGCGAGTGGCTCTTCGGCGTCACCATGGAGCAGCATGGAGAGCGCGCGCCCGACCTGCGCGGCCGCCGGAAGTTCCGCGACCTCATCGGGGATTGGATCATCCCGGCCGACCCGGCACGTCCGCATTCGCTGGGCGAGCGAGTCGAGCGCTTCGTCGATCACGAGGCCAGGCACCGCGGCCGGCTGGAGTCGACGAGCTACTTCGCCTTCACGCGTCCCCGAACCGAGGCAGATCCCGAGGATGCGCGCGAGTCGTCCGTCCTGTTCATCTCCGGAGGGCCGATCATCCAGCAGCCGCCGGCGCATCCTCGGCGACCTTTCCCACTCGCCGGTTTCGGCCTCTGGGCCGCGCCGGGCGGGGCCGAGGGGGGTCGGGACTTCCGAGTCCAGACCGGCGGCGTCGTCAGCCGCGTCACGGACGAGGCCACCCTCAAGGCCGCGCGCGACCAGCTTGCGGCCGATCCACGCACGAGGGCCGACGGATGCTAGCGCCCCTGATCGACTACGTTCTCAGCCCGACCGTCCTCGTGGGCCTCGGTGCCAGACTGCTCACCATCCTCCTCCGGCACCGCATCTACCTTTACGCCACGGGGGTGCCCGTCGGCGCGACCGAGGGGACGCTCCGCCACGTCTTCGTGCTGCAGAACATGGAGCCGAACGACTTGCAGGTCCCGTTCCAGATCCAGGTCAGCACCGTCAATGGAGCCGGGCACATCAAGTCCGTGCGACTCTACTGCGGAAGGCAGGGTCCCTTCGGGCAGGTGTTCGAAGAGAGCGGACACGAGCGGCACGTGTTGACGTCGCCCGACTTCAGCGCACTGGAGACCTGGAAGGTCGTGTGCGAGACAAACGAAGACGCCGAGGAGATTCGGCTGATCCTCGCGGGTTGGGACCTCCGCCGCCGGATCCGACGCTGGTGGGCACCGGCGATTCCGCAGGGCGGGCTGCGCATCACGAGTCGCCGCGGCGAGCCCACCCGCGCCTACTCCCGCGAGCCGGAGACCATCTTCTGGGTGGCCGTCCTCATGCTCGTGGTCGGCTACGTGGCGGCCGTGCGACTCGGGGCGGGTGTCGAGCCGCCTACCGGATGGGTCTGGCCGTTCCAGCAGATCGTCGACTACTGGTACGGCCTCGGCGCGAAGTGGCGCCCCGGGCTGGACTGGCCGATCCTCGCCGCCCTCCTCGTCCTCGGGTGGATCGTCCGGCGGATCGCCGACCGCGGCCATTGGCGCGAGGTGGCGTTGGGATACCTCGAGGACAAGCACTGGCGAAGCCTGCTCAGGATCCGACCGGCGTCCCAGGATGAGAAGGCCCTGGCTTCGAAGAAGGCCGACGCGCCGTAAGCCTGCAACTGGCGCGGGGGCCATCCGGATCCTCTGCACCAGACACCAACCCACCTCGGTTGGGTAAGGGAGTGAGCATGTCGAACGAAACGCAGAACGAGGGTGCGCCCACGACCACTCAACAGGAGGCGGCCTTCGAAGCGCTGCGCAAGTGGCTGGAGAACCCATCGACCGGGGTCGAAGACCAATGGCGGACGATCGGCGGCGACGTCTACGCGCGCAAGTACGTGTTGATCGCGGCGCGGGACGCCCTCCAGGCAAGCGGCGTTCCGAATCCACTGAAGCATGCCGCCACCGATGTCCTGGTAGAGAAGGCGCAGAGCGAGCTGACCGAGCGCGCCACCTACCTGAACATCTCCGGCGGACTCGCCTACCTTGTCGCCCTCGGCGTGCTCTTCTACGGTGCGTGGGTCCTGGACCGGCACGCGGCGACGCTCGTGAGCGCGAAGGATCTAAACGGCATGGTGCTGACGTTGGCCATCTTCCGCGCTTCAACCTCCGCAGCCCTCGTCTTCG
Proteins encoded:
- a CDS encoding SH3 domain-containing protein, encoding MRAGRLTFLLALCLLAAPASADYLKTSRTAVVRQEHESGSTEVARLPKGEAVALIGSRQSAGYYHVRLADGADGWVYRTFVRRFPGPLPGASGGETESPTPGAGALDASAFAPSDCPPEGDTQLPQLRELNRLKNRVIGPAPSAVVGTPIEDLVYPGDDRTRWSTGRAVEVVGYVHDVKVGGIETCNCRAKDAEERDTHIELVQTPEATDVDERLVVEVTPTWRRFMRTTRGVDWSTAALKGSILGKWVKVRGWLLFDTQHVQNATNTNPDGSNLWRATCWEVHPITGLDVVAAPVQ
- a CDS encoding alpha/beta hydrolase; translated protein: MISNRNVTPNGLGRTRKALSYWVTDGPAVEEFRSWEKVSADAFQRILAEAAGAYPLLEMEQHEEQKHVTLFVHGYNNTWDGAARAYRSIADHLFTGQASMGTCVLFTWPSNGSPVEYLADRGDAAASAPDLAGVLEALYDWLVERQTVAVRRPELACRAKTSMIAHSMGNYVLQKAMQAVWTRKNQPLLVSLLNQLLMVAADVDNDLFASGETVDRSDGDAIANLTYRVSVLYTGLDEILGVSAGLKHFGKRRLGRSGLDPAGRVPDNVWQVDCTRYFDPRPPHHGAYFTTPAVLDLMRQILRGTDRGVLTSQWFR